The DNA region GAGATTCTCTCCACCTTCGGAGCATACGCTCCGGCCATGGGCATGATCGGCACCGTCATCGGCCTCATCCTGATGCTCCAGACCATGGACGACCCTTCCACCATCGGCCCGTCCATGGCCGTGGCGCTCATCACCACGTTCTACGGCGCCGTCTTCGCCAACTTGGTCTTCCTGCCCATGGCCGGCAAGCTCAAGCAGCGCAGCAAGGACGAGGTCGTGATCAAGGAAATGGTCATGGAAGGCATCCTCGCCATCTCCAAGGGCGAGAACCCGCGCATCATCGAGGAAAAGCTGACCAGCTTCCTGCCGCCCAAGGACAGGCGCAAGGAAACCTAGCAGGGACGGAGCCGCCTCGTGGCACGCAAAGAGAAGAAACAGAAGGAAGAAGAAGGCTCGACCTGGCTCATCACGTTCTCGGACATGATGACCCTGATGCTGACCTTTTTCGTGCTTCTGGTCTCCATGTCGGTCATCGATGAGCGACGCAAGCTCGTGGTGCTCGGCTCCATCCTGGGCACCTTCGGCATTGGCCAGCAGGGCTTCGATCCCCGCTCCGTGGACAACCGCCGGCTGACCATGGAACCCGGCCCCCTGGAGCTGGATAGCGCCGACGACTTGGAGCCCCTCAAGGACATGCTCTGGGAGGATTTCGAGGACGATATCGATTTCCAGCACAACAAGTATGTGGAAATCCTCTCCATCAACGACGACGTGCTCTTCGAACCAGGTTCTACCCATCTTTCGACAAAGGGCAAGCATGTCCTGGACCGGATGCTGCCCGCGCTCCTGGACATCGACTTTCCACTGCTGCTGGCCGGCCACACCTCTATCCGCCGCGAGGAAGAGGCGAGCTACGACATCACCCTGAGCGACGACTCGACCCTGGACTTCTCCTGGAAGCTCTCTTTCCACCGCGTCATGAGCATGTACAAGTATCTGCTCTCGCGCGGCATGGACCCCGAGAAGCTCTTTGTGGAGGCCTTCGGCCGGTTCAAGCCCAGGGACAGCAACGACACTCCGGAGGGCCGCAAGGCCAACCGCCGTGTGGACATCGTGTTGGACCGCCGCAACGAGCACTGGATCAGCATGCTGCGCAAGTACGGCCGAGGCGAGAAGGACGACGGCAACGTCTTCATCTACAAGGATTTCCGTTTCAACGTGAGCCGCCCCGGCGACAACAACCAGACGGAGGTCCCCTGAGATGGCCCGCAAGCGCAAGAAAAGCTCGGGCGGCGGGGGCGATCCGTCATGGCTCATCACCTTCTCCGACCTGACCACCCTGCTGCTCACGTTCTTCGTGCTGCTGTTGTCCATGTCGTCCATGGACCACACCATTCTCACGAAGGTGAACGTCTTTACTCAGAATCTGGGCTTCATCTCGCCGCAGTCGGCCGGACGCGTACCGCAAAAAATCCAGCTGCTCCTCGATCTTCTGGAGGAGCCGTTTTCAGTCGTGGAAAAGCCCAACCGGATCAAGGATCTGCTCTTTCCGGACTACGTGCTGCCGCCGGACATGAACCGCTCCACGGTGTTCGAGAACATCCAGGTGCTGGAGCGACCGGAGGGCCTGGCCCTGGTGCTTTCCGACAAGCTTCTGTTCGCGCCGGCCAGCTCGGAGTTGACCGACGACGCGCGGCAGCTCCTGCAGCAGCTCACGGAGCTTATTCTGTTCATGACCGCGGACATCAACGTGGCCGGTCACACGGCCGGCGGGGCCGACCTCTGGAATCCGGTTGAACAGAAACCTATCGACCCGTATGATCTTTCAATGGACAGGGCCATGGCCGTACTCGCCTACTTCGTGCATAACGGCGTGCCCCAGAAGCGCTTCTCCATTTCGGGCTACGGCCCCAACTCGCCGTACGATGCGGCCCCGGGGGAAGAGCCGGTGCCCGACCGCCGTGTGGAGATCATGCTCAAGACCAAACCTTTCCTGGGCGGATACTGATCCATCGCCCCTGAACGCCAAGGAGTCGACACGTGCCAGACGCTATTGAAGGCGGGGAAGCCCCCCCGAAAAAAAAGAAATCCATGCTGAAGTGGATTCTGCTCCTCGTGCTGCTTCTCGTCCTTGGTGGCGGCGGCTACTTTGCCTATACCAAGTTCATCGCCGGCAAAAAGGACACGTCCGCACAGGAGGAGAACGCCACACAGGCGCAGGAGCAGGCCGCTCCATCCGGCGACTCCCAGGTCGTCTCGCTGCAGCCGTTCCTGGTGAACCTTGCCGATCCGCTGGGCAGACGGTATCTCAAGCTCACTCTGGACGTGGAAGTAAACAGCAAGGACGCCACGGAGCAGTTGACCAAGAACGAGCCCAAGGTGCGCGACGCGCTCATCATGCTGCTTTCCAGCAAGACCTTCTCGGATCTTTCCTCCATGGAAAGCAAGATCCTGCTCAAGAAGGAGATTGTGGAGCGGCTGAACCTCGTTCTCGGCGGCCCCAAGGTAGAGCAGGTCTATTTCACCGAAATGGTTATCCAATAACGAGAGGTTGTTATGGCTGACGAAGATCAAGAAAAATTGGCAGCCGAATGGGCCGCAGCGCTCGCCGAGCAGGACTCCGAGGACATCCCCGAGGATTTCGGCGAGGATCTCGGCACGGAGCAGGCCGCCCAGGACACAGGAGGCGGCGGCGTGGAGTCGCCGGGCTCCGACGTGAGCGAGGACGAAGCCCTTGCTGACGAGTGGGCCAAGGCTCTTGCGGAAGATGAAAGCGCGCAGCTCTCCAAGAAAAAGACCGAGCAGCAATCGCTTTCCAATCAGGCTTCCACTGCTCAGTTCAAAGATTTGACAGAAGAGGCCAAGAGCCCCCGAACGGACGGCACCAAGCACGAACTCGACTTCATTCTGGACATCCCCCTCGACGTTTCCGCCGAGCTGGGACGCACCAGGCTGCTCATCAACGAGCTGTTGCAGCTTGGCCAGGGATCTGTCGTGGAGCTCAACAAGCTCGCCGGCGAACCGCTCGAAATCTACGTCAACGGCAAGCTCGTGGCCCGCGGCGAGGCCGTGGTCATCAACGAGAAGTTCGGCGTCCGGCTGACGGACATCATCAGCCCCATCGAGCGGGTCAAGCAGCTTGGCTAGGCGCGGCTATTCGCAGTGGCACACGGCCGGGTACGAACGCACGTCCTGTGCGGCGCTTCATTGCGCTCTCGTTCCGGCCCTTGCGCTGCTCCTCGTGCTGACGTGGTCCTGCGTAGCGCCGCGTCCGGCCCTGGCGCAGACCGGCAACGCCACCGCAACCGCGTCCATTGCCGAAAAGATCGCAGCACAGGCCGAGTCCGCAAACAAGACAGCTGCTGAATCCGCCGCACAGGCGGCATCCGCCAACGAGACGAGCGGGGAGGCGGCCCAGGCCAGCATTCCTGCCGCAGACAATGCATCCCAAGCGGCTCCTGCCGAAGCCACGGCCGCCGGCGAGACCGAGGCCGCCCGCCAGAACGCCCCTGCCGGCGTTTCCGGTAATGGGTCGGAAGAGAGCGAGGCCGTCAACACGACCGCGACGCAGTCGCAGGCCGTGGGCAAGACCGAGTCGCGCGGCGCTGTCGAGCCATCCAAATCCGCTTCCGAATCTGCATCCAAACCCGCGTCCGAGCCAGGTGCCGGAAAACCGGCGGCCGAAGCCGAAAAGAAGGAGCCCCCCCTGCCCGGTTCCACCCTGGGATGGTCCGGTTACTTCCAGGCCATCGGCTCCATTTTCCTCATTCTCGCCGTGCTCGGCGGTGGCTTCTATCTGCTCAAACGCTTTGGACCCCGCGCAGTTGGAGGTGGCGTCTTCGGCCGGGGAACCCTTCAGCTCGAAGCGCAACTTCCTCTGGGACCTCGACGTTCCGTCGCAGTGGTCCGGTTCTTGAATAAGCGGCTGGTGTTGGGAGTCACGGACTCCAACATCACTTTGCTTACCGAGACGGAGACCGATGATGACGACGAGGTTCCTGAACATACTCCATCCACTCAAAGCGGCACTGCTTTCTCGAAAATGCTGGCCAAAGCTCGTAGTTCCCGCTCTTAGCCTGCTTTTCATCCTGCTGCTGCCGCACCTTGGCCACGCCGCCGAGGACATTGTCATGCCGGACCTGCAGCTCCGGCTTTCCGGCGGGGCCACGGAGCCCGAGAAGATCTCCGTCCTCCTCGAAATCCTCTTCCTGCTCACGGTCCTCTCCCTGGCTCCGGCCATCATGCTCACGGTGACCTCGTTCACCAGGATCATCATCGTCTTCCACTTCCTGCGGCAGGCCCTGGGCACGCAACAGCTCCCGCCCAGCCAGGTGCTCGCCAGCCTCGCCATTTTCATGACCATCGCCATCATGATGCCGGTGGGCACGCGGATAAACGACGAGGCCCTGCAGCCGTACCTCAACGAGGAGATCGGCTTTACCGACGCGCTGAACAAGGCGCAGGTGCCCCTGCGCGAGTTCATGTTCAAGCACACCCGCGAGAAGGACCTCTCCATTTTCTATTCGATCACCAAGATGGATCGGCCGGAGTCCAAGGAGGACGTTCCGACCATCATGCTGGCCGCCGGCTACGTCATCAGCGAGCTCAAGACGGGCTTCACCATCGGCTTCCTCATCTACATTCCCTTCCTCGTGCTGGACATGGTGGTCGCGTCCATCCTGCTCTCCATGGGCATGATGATGCTGCCGCCGGTGATGGTCTCGCTGCCCTTCAAGATTCTGCTGTTCGTGATGATCGACGGGTGGGGCCTGCTCACGGGATCTCTGGTGAACAGTTTTCTATCATGACCGGAAAAGGACCAGGATTATGACCCAGGATTTCGTCATTGGCTTTGCCAGGCAGGCCATCGAGCTGGCGCTCATGGTTTCCATGCCCATGCTGCTGGTCGGTCTGGTGGTGGGCGTTGTCGTCTCCATTCTCCAGGCCGCCACCCAGGTTCAGGAAATGACCTTGACCTTCATCCCCAAGATCGTCTCCACTTTCCTCGCACTGCTCATCGCCTTCCCCTGGATTCTGGACAAGCTCATCACCTTTGCGCAGGACATCATCATCAACATTCCCAACTATATACGATAGCAGCCCTGGCAGGGATCACCCTTTGGACGTACGAGTGATCGCATGCATCCGACCCACGACCAGCGCACCGGTCTGAGCCACGTTGAGAGAGTCCGCCTTTCTGGCAAACGGGATTTCGTAGATGGCGTCGCACGCCTTGGCAACGCCCGGACGCAGCCCCTTCTCCTCGTTGCCGAGCACGAACACGGCCGGAAAGGCCGGGTCGGCATCAAAGAGGTCCAAGGCGCCCTCCCCGCGTGCCAGACCGTACACGAACAGCCCCATCTCCTTGGCCGTCTCCAGGGTCTGCGACAGGTTGACGCACCGCCCTACAGGCAGATCAAGCAACGTGCCCGCCGAGGATTTGACGGCGCCTGCGCCCAGGGCCGCGGAGTTGTGCTTGGTCACCAGAATGCCGGCTCCGCCCATGGCGTAGAGCGTTCTGGCCAGCGCACCCACGTTGTGCGGGTCCTGCACCTGGTCCAGGGCCACGGCCATGCGCAAGGGCGCGTCGCCCACGCTCTGCAGAAACTCCTTCACATCCATGAATCCGGACATGAAGACACGGGCGATAACGCCCTGATGGTTGCCCGGATAGAGTGCGTCCAGCTTGTTTCTCGGAACCAGCACGTACCGTACGGAGCGCTGCCTGCACTGGTACAGAAGCGGCGCCAACTCCTTTGTGCTTTTATCCTTCTGCACAAGCACTTGCTCGATGCGCTCCGGATGCTGTTTCACGTACTCGTGGACAGGTTTCCGGCCAGGAACCAGGCCTTCTTCCGGGCTGGTTTTCTGAGTATGTTTCACGGCCATGCGTATCCTTTTTACAGCATTGTAACTACTGTACAATTGCTTTGTTACATGGTAGTAGATGCGCGCGTCGCATTGAAAACTATGGACAGATGCACCAGATGCGTGCTTTTTCGCACGACTTGCGGATACTTGTCCATGCAGTTATGACTCAACCGACGCCTTCGGTACGTGTCTGTTTTCCAACTCCGCGACCGAGATATGGTGTTCTTACCCCGCCATAAGGAGCGTTTTTATCATGACCCGCCAAGTTATTTGCCGCATCAGCCAAAAGCGCGGCTTCGCCCCCTGGATACATCCCCGTTCCGTCCTTCTCCCTCTTCTTCTCGGTACTCTGCTCGTCCTCTCCGCCTGCGCCGCCAAACAGGATATGAACGTGGCCGATGCTCCGGCCATAGAACCCTATCCAACCCACGGCATAGAAGGGCTTGAGGACTTTGACCAGGACCTGGAAGCGGCCGGACCGGAGAACGTGGACCTCACCCAGGAGGAAAAGATCGCCATCCTCTCCGAGGGCGAGATCAAGCATCCTGAAACGCCCGAGGCGCGGCTGCTCATAACCCGGCAGTTCCTGTTCCTCAACCGGGAGCGCCGCGGCACCATCGTCACCTGGATGGACCGCGCCGAGCTCTATCTGCCGGCGGCCAAGGACTACTTCCGCAGCCGCGGCCTGCCCACAGAGCTTGCCTACCTGCCCTTTATCGAGTCCGGCTACAACCCCCTGGCCAAGTCCCACGCCGGGGCTGCTGGCTCCTGGCAGTTCATCCGCTCCACCGGCCGCAAGTTCGGCCTTTCATGCGACAAATACATGGACGAGCGGCTCGACGTCTTCAAGGCCACCAAGGCCGCGGCCGACTACCTGAGCTTCCTGCACGGCACGTTCAACGACTGGACCCTGGCCCTGGCCGCCTACAACGCCGGCGAAGGCCGCGTGGGCCGGCTTGTCCAGGCCACCGGCGCCAAGAACTTCTTCGACATAGCCGCCGTGAACGACACTCTCCCGGCCAGTGACCGTCTGCGCGAGGAGACCATGCACTATGTCCCCCGCTTCCTGGCCATGGTCAAGATCCTCAACAACCACACGGCCCTGGGCTACGACCCCATGATGGACCGCTCCCTGGACTGCAAGCCCGTGGTCGCCAAGTCCGACCTCGACCTGGAGTCCCTGGCCAAAGGCTCCGGCCTCTCCTGGAGCGAGTTCAAGAAGCTCAATCCCGCCCTCATCTCCGACCAGACCCCGCCGGACCGCGTCTGCACCGTGTACGTGCCCGGCCAGAAGGCCCAGGCCTGCAGCGCCTATCTTGGCGGCAAGCCTGTGCTGGCCAGCGCCGTGAAGTACACCAGATACACGGTCCGCAGGGGCGACACCTACTCGCAGATTGCTTCCCGCTATCCCATCAGCACGCGCGAACTCATGCGCATCAACAAGACCCGTTCCGCGCGCCTGCGCATAGGCCAGAAGCTCTGGGTGCCGCGCACCAAGGGCTCCCACACCGCGGTGGCCTCCAACGACTCCGACAACAAGGTTACTACGGGCAGCGGCGGCACCTATCGCGTGCAGCATCGCGACACGCTCTACTCCCTGTCGCGCCACTTCGGCGTGCCGGTCAAGACTTTGATGGCCGCCAACAACCTGAAGTCGGCCCGTTCGTTGCGCGCCGGCCAGGAGATCGTGATTCCCGGCCAGGCCAAGAAAGAGCACGCCACCCGCGTAGCCACCAACTCGTCCGGCTCAACCTACACCGTGTCTTCCGGAGACACCATCTGGTCCATTGCACGGCGCTTCAAGCTCTCGCCCAAGGACCTGCTCGCCTGGAACAATCTGGACCGCAGCTCCACGCTCATGCCCGGAGACTCCATCCAGCTTACATCCGATTGATTCATCCCGACTTCCAGACACAATAAAAGGCCGCCGGATTTCCGACGGCCCTTTGTTTTTACTCTCAGTAGTGCGCCGCACTAACGCCGCGCTGGTCAAACCACGGATTCTGCCGGCCGGATCAACCGCGAAGCTGCTCCAGAAGCAGGGTCCGGGCCAGGTCCGCGGGGAAGCTCTGCCCTGTCCACAGTCTGAACTGGGCAAGGCCCTGGTGGACGAACATGTTGAGGCCGTCCACCACCGCGCAGCCGGCGTCGCGCGCCTCACGCAGGAAGCGAGTGCGCAACGGGTTGTACACGATGTCATAGGCCGTGCACTCCGCCGGAAACGCCTCGGCCGGCCACGGCGTATCCTCGACGTGGTCTCCGCTCATGCCCAAAGATGTCGTGTTCACGAGCAGGGCCGCCGGGCTCTTGGTGCGTGCTTCCCAATCCACGACATCCACGCCGAAGTCGGCGGCCAGAGCCTCCGCCTTGCTCCGTGTACGATTCGTAATACGAATGTCCGGGATGCCCAGATGTTGTAGCGCGGTAAGGGCGGCGCGGGCTGCGCCGCCGGCTCCCAGCACCATGGCTGAGTCGAACGCCTTGCCCATGGCCTCCAGCGGAGCCAGGAAGCCGTCTACATCCGTGTTCTCGCCCAACAGCTTGGTGCCATGCCAGTGCAGGGTGTTCACGGCGCCCACCTTGCGCGCACGCTCGCTCACGCCGTCCAGATACTCCATCACCGCCACCTTGTGCGGGATGGTCACGGACAGGCCGGCGATCGGCAGCAGGCGCACGGCGTCCATCATCCGGCCCAGGTCGTCCGGGGCCACGTCCCAGGCCATGTAGACCCATGGCAGGTCCGCGCGTTGCAGCGCCCAGTTGTGCAGCGCCGGGCCCATGCTGTGGCGCACCGGGTGCCCGATGAGCCCGCACACCCGTTCCGGAACAAGAACGTCACCATCGTCTTTGGGCATTGTAAATGCCTCCTATTACGCCGTCTCCATCTGCCTGGCCGCATGCTCGGCGCCGGCGGCCAGTGCATCAGCGTTCTTGGGAATCAGGTGCGCGTAATGCTTGGCAATGACCTTCTCCAGACTTTTCTGCACCGCCTCCAGAGGCAGCACGCCTGTGGCTTGGGTATACGCGCCCAGGGCCACCATATTGGCCATGCGCAGGTTGCCGATCTTGTCCGCGATGTCGTTGCACGGCACGAACACCGGCTTGGTGCGCATTCTGTCGGCCAGATCCTCGTCAATGAGCGAGGAGTTGATAACTACAACGCCGTTGTCCTGGACCATGGGTTGGAACTTATCCAGGGAAGGCCGGTTCATGATGATCAGGCTCTTGGGCCGGCGGATCAGCGGCGAGCCGATCTCATCCTCGGAGATTACCACGGTGCAGTTGGCTGTGCCGCCGCGCATCTCCGGGCCGTAGACCGGCATATACGTCACGTTCTTGCCCGCTCCCATGGCGGCGTAGGCCAAGAGATTGCCGATGAGCATGACGCCCTGGCCGCCGAAGCCGGCTATGATCACGTCCTGATAAAGGCTCATGGCTGCTCCTTATTCGAAGTCCTTGTAGGTTCCGAGGGGGAAGTAGGGAATCATCTCCTTCTCCACCCGCTCGTTGGCCGCCACCGGGGTCATGCGCCAGTTGGTGGGGCAGGCCGAAAGCAGCTCCACAAAGCCGAAGCCGTGCCCTTCCGTCTGGCAGCGGAAGGCCTTCATGATCGCGCGCTTGGCGCTCACGATGTTCTTCATATTGTTGGTGGCTACCCGCGCGGAGA from Oceanidesulfovibrio marinus includes:
- a CDS encoding OmpA/MotB family protein, translating into MARKEKKQKEEEGSTWLITFSDMMTLMLTFFVLLVSMSVIDERRKLVVLGSILGTFGIGQQGFDPRSVDNRRLTMEPGPLELDSADDLEPLKDMLWEDFEDDIDFQHNKYVEILSINDDVLFEPGSTHLSTKGKHVLDRMLPALLDIDFPLLLAGHTSIRREEEASYDITLSDDSTLDFSWKLSFHRVMSMYKYLLSRGMDPEKLFVEAFGRFKPRDSNDTPEGRKANRRVDIVLDRRNEHWISMLRKYGRGEKDDGNVFIYKDFRFNVSRPGDNNQTEVP
- a CDS encoding OmpA/MotB family protein translates to MARKRKKSSGGGGDPSWLITFSDLTTLLLTFFVLLLSMSSMDHTILTKVNVFTQNLGFISPQSAGRVPQKIQLLLDLLEEPFSVVEKPNRIKDLLFPDYVLPPDMNRSTVFENIQVLERPEGLALVLSDKLLFAPASSELTDDARQLLQQLTELILFMTADINVAGHTAGGADLWNPVEQKPIDPYDLSMDRAMAVLAYFVHNGVPQKRFSISGYGPNSPYDAAPGEEPVPDRRVEIMLKTKPFLGGY
- a CDS encoding flagellar basal body-associated protein FliL, giving the protein MPDAIEGGEAPPKKKKSMLKWILLLVLLLVLGGGGYFAYTKFIAGKKDTSAQEENATQAQEQAAPSGDSQVVSLQPFLVNLADPLGRRYLKLTLDVEVNSKDATEQLTKNEPKVRDALIMLLSSKTFSDLSSMESKILLKKEIVERLNLVLGGPKVEQVYFTEMVIQ
- the fliN gene encoding flagellar motor switch protein FliN, producing MADEDQEKLAAEWAAALAEQDSEDIPEDFGEDLGTEQAAQDTGGGGVESPGSDVSEDEALADEWAKALAEDESAQLSKKKTEQQSLSNQASTAQFKDLTEEAKSPRTDGTKHELDFILDIPLDVSAELGRTRLLINELLQLGQGSVVELNKLAGEPLEIYVNGKLVARGEAVVINEKFGVRLTDIISPIERVKQLG
- the fliO gene encoding flagellar biosynthetic protein FliO; amino-acid sequence: MARRGYSQWHTAGYERTSCAALHCALVPALALLLVLTWSCVAPRPALAQTGNATATASIAEKIAAQAESANKTAAESAAQAASANETSGEAAQASIPAADNASQAAPAEATAAGETEAARQNAPAGVSGNGSEESEAVNTTATQSQAVGKTESRGAVEPSKSASESASKPASEPGAGKPAAEAEKKEPPLPGSTLGWSGYFQAIGSIFLILAVLGGGFYLLKRFGPRAVGGGVFGRGTLQLEAQLPLGPRRSVAVVRFLNKRLVLGVTDSNITLLTETETDDDDEVPEHTPSTQSGTAFSKMLAKARSSRS
- the fliP gene encoding flagellar type III secretion system pore protein FliP (The bacterial flagellar biogenesis protein FliP forms a type III secretion system (T3SS)-type pore required for flagellar assembly.); the encoded protein is MPDLQLRLSGGATEPEKISVLLEILFLLTVLSLAPAIMLTVTSFTRIIIVFHFLRQALGTQQLPPSQVLASLAIFMTIAIMMPVGTRINDEALQPYLNEEIGFTDALNKAQVPLREFMFKHTREKDLSIFYSITKMDRPESKEDVPTIMLAAGYVISELKTGFTIGFLIYIPFLVLDMVVASILLSMGMMMLPPVMVSLPFKILLFVMIDGWGLLTGSLVNSFLS
- the fliQ gene encoding flagellar biosynthesis protein FliQ; its protein translation is MTQDFVIGFARQAIELALMVSMPMLLVGLVVGVVVSILQAATQVQEMTLTFIPKIVSTFLALLIAFPWILDKLITFAQDIIINIPNYIR
- a CDS encoding TrmH family RNA methyltransferase → MKHTQKTSPEEGLVPGRKPVHEYVKQHPERIEQVLVQKDKSTKELAPLLYQCRQRSVRYVLVPRNKLDALYPGNHQGVIARVFMSGFMDVKEFLQSVGDAPLRMAVALDQVQDPHNVGALARTLYAMGGAGILVTKHNSAALGAGAVKSSAGTLLDLPVGRCVNLSQTLETAKEMGLFVYGLARGEGALDLFDADPAFPAVFVLGNEEKGLRPGVAKACDAIYEIPFARKADSLNVAQTGALVVGRMHAITRTSKG
- a CDS encoding lytic transglycosylase, which translates into the protein MTRQVICRISQKRGFAPWIHPRSVLLPLLLGTLLVLSACAAKQDMNVADAPAIEPYPTHGIEGLEDFDQDLEAAGPENVDLTQEEKIAILSEGEIKHPETPEARLLITRQFLFLNRERRGTIVTWMDRAELYLPAAKDYFRSRGLPTELAYLPFIESGYNPLAKSHAGAAGSWQFIRSTGRKFGLSCDKYMDERLDVFKATKAAADYLSFLHGTFNDWTLALAAYNAGEGRVGRLVQATGAKNFFDIAAVNDTLPASDRLREETMHYVPRFLAMVKILNNHTALGYDPMMDRSLDCKPVVAKSDLDLESLAKGSGLSWSEFKKLNPALISDQTPPDRVCTVYVPGQKAQACSAYLGGKPVLASAVKYTRYTVRRGDTYSQIASRYPISTRELMRINKTRSARLRIGQKLWVPRTKGSHTAVASNDSDNKVTTGSGGTYRVQHRDTLYSLSRHFGVPVKTLMAANNLKSARSLRAGQEIVIPGQAKKEHATRVATNSSGSTYTVSSGDTIWSIARRFKLSPKDLLAWNNLDRSSTLMPGDSIQLTSD
- the aroE gene encoding shikimate dehydrogenase → MPKDDGDVLVPERVCGLIGHPVRHSMGPALHNWALQRADLPWVYMAWDVAPDDLGRMMDAVRLLPIAGLSVTIPHKVAVMEYLDGVSERARKVGAVNTLHWHGTKLLGENTDVDGFLAPLEAMGKAFDSAMVLGAGGAARAALTALQHLGIPDIRITNRTRSKAEALAADFGVDVVDWEARTKSPAALLVNTTSLGMSGDHVEDTPWPAEAFPAECTAYDIVYNPLRTRFLREARDAGCAVVDGLNMFVHQGLAQFRLWTGQSFPADLARTLLLEQLRG
- a CDS encoding 2-oxoacid:acceptor oxidoreductase family protein; its protein translation is MSLYQDVIIAGFGGQGVMLIGNLLAYAAMGAGKNVTYMPVYGPEMRGGTANCTVVISEDEIGSPLIRRPKSLIIMNRPSLDKFQPMVQDNGVVVINSSLIDEDLADRMRTKPVFVPCNDIADKIGNLRMANMVALGAYTQATGVLPLEAVQKSLEKVIAKHYAHLIPKNADALAAGAEHAARQMETA